AAAAAGAGGGTAAAAGCAATGCAAAACACTCCAGTGATTCCACATCTGCAGAAGAGTTGTCGCAGAAGCGACCCCGCATCTGCGGGAGTGGAAATGCATCTGCGGAGCTAGACCTTTTGCCAAGAATTGCATCTGCGAGTCATTTTCCTCTTCTATGGTAGCGCATTTGCGCTTTTGGAGTCCGCATCTGCGGTGTCAAGAATATTTCAACATCCTACTTCTGCGATAAGGTATCCGCATCTGTGGAACCGCATTTACGAGAATTcatccgcagatgcggccaatgGGCATCAGACCTAGGTAAATTAGGAATTTCACATGTTCTCATTTCCAAACCATTTTTATACTCGTCCAAGCAGATTTTTGGTAGATATTTGGtagatctttggcttattttcagttccatatactagagagaacaagtcttgaagctagggttttgcacacacacttgggttttgatgatttcaagcttgtggttaaggatttcttacccatttatgtttatttctttatttccttgccttgtattgaatatttaagtgtgtagtatttatttctaacacttgaatcttgtttatggaaatattcttgcttaaagtgtggattaagtaccttgttgtgcttatgtattgaatgatttttatcttttatgaagtgagttattgttactttaataattattgttctttaatgtttccaaagggattggctaaccctaggactcgccaaTTAACTCCGAATTTATTTGGAagagataatttggggttgggaaagattaattaacaagaacatgaggttttaaccctcattttatagattctacccaGGGATAGGATttaactacttgtagccattccgggtgtgcttaatctcttaattgttttagggataattcaattaggaagtgttgttagtcttcggaagaagctaattaagaattatccgTGGCTAATTAAGATAAActtgctcatatttgtaaaatcgtgaaatacattggatcattacttgagtgtaattccctaTGCATTCATACTTGTAGctattgatcattttacttggtttctaggttagtttacattttcgcatttaggtataaaatattttctcaaatcaattcttagtttggcattgcgcgataagtgataattctcttacattcctaattgcatacatattgttctctatgggattcgaccccgactcatagttgggtaaattatattgcatgcgaccgtatCCATTTACTTTTTTGTAGTGGATTTGGATGTCATCAATGAGTCACAAGTAGGTTTAGTAGAATCCcatggatcggtacagagacatttgtacttatcttcaggaggctatggaactgttaggaaaaaatatttcatttcttttgaatCCTTTTCGTGCGAAATTGTTGATTTGGAAATTCtaaaacttctgtcttctattcacccacagatggtgaggacacgtacaacCGGATCAGATGACTAGACACCCGCGCCCCTTGCTAGAGTCGCTAGAGATAGGGGCTGGGGTAGAAGCCGAAGACATCCACGTGGTGTAGTCAAAGCATCCGCACGAGCTGCTATAGAGGAGCCACCAACAGCTGGGATGAGTCCCCTTGGCTCTACcacatctcaggccaggggaggagcacaaacttcCGTCCCCCGTACCCTAGAGTAGTGGGTTTAGGTCGAGCAGATTCCAGAAGTTATACCAATGCCACAAGTAGCCCCAATTCAGCCTCAAGGTAGGGCAACAGTTTATGAGGAGGAGGAGCGTAGGCTTGAGAGGTAtaagaagtaccaccctcctactttcagtggacaagcatcagaggatgctcaggggtTTCTTGAGGAGTGCCACTGTATCCTTCATACTATGGGCATAGCggagtcgagtggggtttctttcactacgttCCAGCTTAGAAGAGAAAGCTATCAGTGGTGGTgtacttatgagttggacagtcctGTTGAGGCAACTTTACTTACATGGACTCAGTTCTCGGATATGTATTTGAGGGAGTATGTTACCTAGAGACTCATAGATGTAGGGCGCGCCGAGTTTGAGCAGTTGTGCTACGATGTTATGACTATGTCAATGTATGCAGTTCGTTTCAatgacttggctagacatgcacctaCCTTGGTTGCTACAGTTCGAGAGAGGGTTCATTGGTTTATTAAGGGGCTAAATCCTAGCATCAGGATTAGCATAGCCCGGGAGTAGGAGATAGATATCTCATACCAGCAGgttgtgagtattgctaggagagtggagggcatGCTTGATCAGGAGaaagaggccaagaggtctctaGAATCTGGCTCTTATACTGGTACTCGTGCCCCAGCTATAGTTCGacatggtaggggctatgtgagtTGCCCTGTTCTTTAAGCTCTTCCAGCCGCTAGTAGTATTCCAACTaatcctaggcctcaggagccttattatgcacagCCAGTGTCTAGTGTACCTCTTGCATAGGGTGCTTCCAGCAGTcaatccagcagacctggcctgaACCAGGCATAGCAGCTACGCCCTCCGAGAGCTTTTTTTAAGTGTGGCAACACTTGCCATATGATGAGGGATTGTCCcaaacttaggaggggtgcacctctacagacttctcagACACCACGGGCTCCATCGGGTCCTCAGGCTATGATCACAACACCAGCTACCACTCCACTTGCTCAGCCAGCTCAAGGTGGAGGTCggagaggtagaggtcaccctagagggggaggtctgGCCAGATACTTTGCTCATCCTGCTCATACAAAGACAGTTGCTTCCAACTTTATCATTACAGGTCTTCTTTCAGTCAATTATAGAGATGtgtcagttttatttgatccaggctccacttattcctatgtgtcatcttattttgccccataTTTGGGTGTATCCTATGATTCTatgagttctcctatttatgtgtctacacccgtgagagattctattattgttgatcgtgtgtatcggtcgtgtttggttgttatTAGGGGATTTAGGACTAGAGCCAATttgttattgctcagcatggtagattttgatattatcttgggcaagGATTGGTTATCTCCCTATTATACTATTATTGATTGTTATGCCAAGACCGTGACTCTGGCTATGCCAGGCTTACCGcaattagagtggaggggtacctcaGATTACACTCCTAGCAGGGTTATGTCATTTCATAAACCTCAACGAATTGTTGAGAAGGGTTGTGacgtgtatctagcttatgtgagagatattaatattgatacccctacagttgagttagtcccagtagtgagggatttcctAATGtatttccagctgaccttccaggcatgccgcctaacagagatattgactttggtattgattgttgccgggcactcagcccttctttattcctccatatcgtatggctcctcctaagttgaaggagttgaaagaatAGTTGTaggaattacttgataagggcttcatcaTCCCAGTGTGTCACATTGGGGTTCTccggtcttgtttgtgaagaagaagaaggatggttctatgcgtatgtgcattgatacaaagttacaatgaagaaaaagtatcctttgcctcatattaatgacttatttgatcagttacagggtgtcagagtgttttccaagattgacttgcattcaagTTATCCTCAGTTGatgattcaggagccagatatcccaaagactgcttttaggactcggtatggtcattataagttccttgtgatgtcatttgggctaaccaatgccccagcagcatttatgcatttgatgcacaatgtattTTGACCTTATCTTAACTCTTTCATCATTATGTTTATTGACGATATTCTAgtgtactcccggagtcggggGGATCATGAGCAGACCCGAGGGCTGTGCTTTAGaccttgaaagaaaagaagttatatgtaaAATTCTCAAAGTGTAAATTCTAGTTAGATTTAGTGACATTTTTTGGCTCATGTAGTGTCGAGtaaagggatcaaggtggatccaaaAAATGTGGAAGTAatgtagagttggcccaaaccatcctcaactATGGACATCCAGAGTTTCCTTTGTTTGGTAgggtattaccgtcgatttgttgagggattctcatctattgtagcacctatgaccaggctgacccagaagggtgctccattcagatgGGCAGAGGAGTGCGAGGAGAGCTTACACAcgctcaagacatctttgactacagccccagtattggtattgcttacaggttcggggtcttattcTGTTTATTGTGATGCGTTGCGGATTGGTATCTGCACTGCATTTATGCAGGACCgcagggtgattgcctacgcgtccagatagctaaaggtgcatgaaaagaactatcgtgtcaacgaccttgagttagcagctattgttcatgccttgtaGATTTGGCGACACTATTTTGTATGGTGTCCCTTATGAGATCTACACTAATCACTGGAGTTTGAAGCATCTATTCAAGTAGAAAGATCTTAACTTGTGTtagcggaggtggttagagctgcttaaggattatcatatcactattctatacaatcccgggaaggccaatgtggtggccgattccTTGAGTCGCAAGGTAGAGAGTTTGGGGTGCTTAGCATATTTACCAGCAGTAGAGAGGCCATTGGAATTGGATGTTCAGGTATTGGCCAACAAGTTTGTTAGACTGGATACTTCTGAGCCGAgtcgagttttggcttgtgtggtctcccgattttctctttatgatcgtatcagggagcgtcagtatgatgacccccatctgctCATCCTTAAGGACACAGTTTAGCACAGTGAcgctaaggaggtcactattggggatgatTGTGCATTGAGGATATAGGGCAtgctatgtgtgcccaatgtggacagattgcgtgagttgattctccagggtgctacgaagatgtatcaagacttgaggcagcattattggtggaggagaatgaagaatgaCATAGTGTaatatgtagcttggtgtctaAATTTCCAgtaagtgaagtatgagcatcagcggcCGCGTGAATTGCTTCAGAattagagattccggagtggaaatgggagcggatcactatgaattttattgttggactcccacagactcagcaGAAGATTGatgcaatttgggtgattgtagataggctgaccaagtcagctcatttcattcctgtgatgactacttattcttccgaGCATCTGTCTCGAGTTTATATCTgcgagattgttaggcttcatggtgtgctggTATCTATTATCTCTGATTGGGCTATGCAGTTTACATCACAATTATGGAGGGTTGTATAGTATGAGTTAGAtactcgggttgagttgagcacgacatttcaccctcagacggacggacactctgagcgtactattcagatactagaggatatgctttgtgcatgtgtgatggagtttggaggttcttggtatcaattcttgccacttgcggagttttcCTATAAAAGTAGTTATCAGTCAAGTTTTCAGATGGCACCGCATGAGGCTCTATATGGTGGGCGGTGCcggtctccagtgggttggttcgatccaggcgaggctagattattgagTATAGACTCGGTTCATGATACATTGGAGAAGGtttaggtgatttaggatagactttGCACAGCCTAGTCCAAACAAAAAAGTTATGCGGATCGGAGGGTTTGCGATGTTGCATTTATGGTTAGAGAGCGGGTATtccttcgggtttcgcctatgaagggcgttatgagattcgagaagaaggacaagctgagcccaaggtttattggcacATTTGAGGTGTTatggcgagttggggaggttacttataagcttgccttacctctTAGTCTAGCAGTAGTTCattcggtattccatgtttctatgctctggaagtatcatggtgatccgtaTCATGTGTTGGATTTTATCTCAGTTcagttggataaggatctatcttatgttgaggagcccgtggctattttggacaggcagattcgaaagttgaggtcaaagaacattgcttcagtgaaggttcagtggaagGGTCAGCCAGtcaaggaggcgacttgggagaccgagcgtgATAGGCATTgttgttatcctcatcttttaaccacatcaggtatgtctctatgctcgttcgaggacgaacgattgttttaagagggggtggatataacgactcggccggtcgttttgagagcaatagccctgatcccctatttactgcttccCCCGTATCCTTTTCAGCTTATGTGACTTGCCAGGAgtttttttggagtattttgggaTAGTAAGTCCCTAAACGGATGCTTATGCTGATTTTGATCGGAGTCAGAACTGTGTGAAGTCGACTTCGAAATGGAGTTTCATCGGttttgttagctctgttgggtgattttggacttagggcgtgttcagattgtgttttggaggtttgtagctgaattaggcttgaaattgcGAAAATCGAACTTTTGGAAATTTTGACCGATGGTGGaatttttgatataggggtcggattttgattccagaagttgaagtaggtccataatgttgaatatgactcgtgtgtaaaatttgaggttaatcgaacatggtttgataggtttcggcatcggttgtagaggTTTGAAGTTTCAGGTTCATTATGTTAGGATTAGCGAGTGATTtgtgtttttagcattgtttgatgtgatatGAGGGCTCGGctaagttcgtatggtatttCAGGACTTGTTGttatgttttgttgaggtcccgctTGGGTGTGTTGCGAATGCTTAACGGATTGAAATTGGACTTATGCAAATTACTGAAGTTTTTCTCGTTTTCATTGTTTATGCAGCTGCGGTAGGGAGACTGCAAGTGCGGGATCGCACGTGTGTAGAGGAAAGTGCAGAATCAGATTAGGATGTATGGTCAAGGGTCGCAGGTGCAAGGAGAATTCCGCATTTATGATGCCCTCAGATGTGCCTAAGGAATCGCAGGCGCGGAGGAAGACCGCAGAAACCGACAGTGCTCCGCAGGCACGCACACATAGGTGCGGCCCATTCATCGCAGATGTGGACCCATCCCTCTTAAGTCATTTCCACACCTGCGAGGGAAATTTCGCAGGTGCAGAATCGCATGTGCGACATGAGGCCCGTAGAGGAGAAATCGCTGGGCAAAAAAAGGGCCAAGTTGAGGGTTTTATCCCATTCTAAATTTTGGGACTTTGAGATCTCTATGTGAGGTGATTTTTCGAGGGTTATTCAAGGAAATTAttagggtaagtgattctaacataGTTTAgactatatttcatgaatctactACTATTTTCATCTTCTGATTAGGGATTTGTGTTGGAAATTTGGGGGGAAATGGTAGAAACGTCCTAGGCTAAATTTTTTAGTTTTGAAATGAGATTTGAGGTCAGATTCGAGTAATTCTTGTATGGTgtgactcgtgagtgaatgggtgttcgtattttgtgacttttatccgCTTCCGAGATATGGGCTCGGGGATGCTTTTTAGGGCAATTTTCGAATTTCTTATTAAAGTCTTGATTTATTTAATTAGATTAGTCTATTATAGTtgtatttataatatataattgtGTTTGGATTGATTTGGGCCATTCGAGGTCGGATAAACAAGGAAAAGGCATTGTTACtaattgattgagcttggttcgaggtaagtggcttgcctaaccttgtgtgggggaacttcccttaggatttggtatttttgTGATATGTGAGTGTCATGTACGTGATGTGATGAGTGCGTACACGGTTATTTGTTGTAAAATCCAATTTTTACCGAGTACTAACCTGTTTCTACTTAATTGAGTTATACGAGCTTGTGTGATTATCTCGTTTAGCCTAAAATAGCATGTCTACGTCTCTTATATGCTTATCTGAACTTTGTGCAGCATGTTCAGTTGATTCCTGTTTCTTCCTTGACTTTTACTTAGTCTACATTATAGGATTTCCTGTTGTAACTGTTATTTCCCTTATCTTGAGCtgcgtatttactttgggactatagaacggtattctgggagatcctcctcgtatttttactttgggactataggacggtatcccgggagatccccctatatCTTTACTTTGAgattacgggacggtatcccgggagatccccctgcacatttgcTTTCGGGACTACGACACAGTATCTTAGGACATCCCTTACGGTTATTCTTGTGTATTGTACTGTCATTCCTCTGTGACTTCCTTTTTGTTAAATTTCAGTCTCTTATTATACTGCGATATTTTTATTCTGCCTTATTTAATCTATATATACTACTAGGACCCTGAACtaacctcatcactactcgactGAGGTTAGTTTTGACACTTACttggtaccgttgtggtgtactcatgctactcttctgcacatgtttttgtgtgcagatctaggtacctcctaccagcctTGCTTTTAGTTGCATCGTTGATGCTGctccggagacttcaaggtacatctgccaaCATCCGTAGACCTCGGAAACCCCCTCTATCTCTTTTGTGTTGAttcttcctttatttcttttagaTGCTGATGTATGGAACAGTTAGACAaattcttagaagcttgtgacaTATGGCGTTCCGGGGTTTTGGAGAGTTTTGTGTATGTTTTGAGAGTTGGTTATTGtacatgccgagcggcatttcTATATGTATTTAATTATCTGTTGCAGTTAGCTATTAGATTTAtgctttcattttcattattctgcaaatgttaggcttacctagtcatagagactaggtgtcatcataaCATCTTACGGAGGGAGATTTGGGTCGAGACAATCatacccttcatgggcaaaacccgGAGCAAAACCCTCTCTCGAACCATGAATGCAACTCCATGAACTCTacgatcagcataactcttcaGCCGAGACTGAGATGTGCAAAGTCAATCCTGAATTATCTTGACCTTTTCCAAgccatcctgaaccaaatcagtacctagcaaccgagcctctcccggcttgaACAAACCAATTGGCGAACGACACTGTCTCCTGTATAATGCCTCATATGGAGTCAtatgaatactcgattggtagcttttgttgtaggaaaactttgaaagaggcaagaactgatcccaagaacccccaaaatccATGATGCAAGTgtgaagcatatcctccaatatctgaatggtacGCTCAAATTGTCCATCCATATGGGGGTGAAATATTATACTCAACTCAACTATGTGACTATCCCACACTATACGACCCTCCAGAAGTGTGATATGAACTACATACCACGATCAGACATGGACACCggcacaccgtgaagacgaacgatctcacgtatatagatctcagccaaccgctctgaagaataggtaactacTACTAGAATGAAATGTGACGACTTAGTTAACTTGTCCACAATGAAGCCACATTATGTTGAATTTCTTCTAAGTCTGTGAGAGCCCAACAATAAAATCCATGGTAATatgttcccacttccactcaggaatctcaagcttttgaagcaAACCGCCAagcctttgatgctcgtactttacttgctgaaaaTTCAAAtgccg
This genomic stretch from Nicotiana sylvestris chromosome 9, ASM39365v2, whole genome shotgun sequence harbors:
- the LOC138878201 gene encoding uncharacterized protein → MRFEKKDKLSPRFIGTFEVLWRVGEVTYKLALPLSLAVVHSVFHVSMLWKYHGDPYHVLDFISVQLDKDLSYVEEPVAILDRQIRKLRSKNIASVKVQWKGQPVKEATWETERDRHCCYPHLLTTSAAVGRLQVRDRTCVEESAESD